The following are from one region of the Pectobacterium actinidiae genome:
- a CDS encoding DUF3251 domain-containing protein, which translates to MRTRYRVLTFLPALVLLAGCAEQRQMPKLQNQIGQLNQQLQTLTDQATALERQNALNSQSTSGVYLLPAAQTNTVLESSIGRLNVSLRNIETEANGTSALLHIRTLDAKGLPAFGAQLDWGRLDPVSGKPLAGDTQTQSFVVSPTLLPKTEAIIELRLSGLSPEELGFVRVHQVQEIQSPPPVAATESP; encoded by the coding sequence ATGAGAACCCGATATCGCGTACTGACCTTCCTGCCCGCGCTTGTTTTGCTCGCAGGGTGCGCTGAACAGCGCCAGATGCCCAAATTGCAGAATCAGATAGGTCAGCTCAATCAGCAATTACAAACGCTGACCGATCAGGCCACGGCATTAGAGCGACAAAATGCGTTGAATTCCCAGTCCACTTCCGGCGTTTATTTACTGCCTGCTGCACAAACCAACACCGTGCTGGAGAGCAGTATTGGCAGACTCAACGTCTCGTTACGCAATATTGAGACTGAAGCAAACGGAACAAGCGCGTTGCTGCACATTCGCACGCTTGACGCAAAGGGGCTACCAGCCTTTGGCGCACAGCTTGACTGGGGACGGCTCGATCCTGTGAGCGGCAAGCCTTTAGCTGGCGACACGCAAACACAGTCGTTTGTCGTCTCCCCCACACTATTACCAAAAACCGAAGCGATTATTGAATTGCGCCTGAGTGGCCTGTCGCCGGAAGAACTTGGCTTTGTTCGTGTGCATCAGGTTCAGGAAATACAGAGTCCGCCCCCCGTTGCCGCAACCGAGTCCCCCTAG
- the secF gene encoding protein translocase subunit SecF, which yields MRWDTLAFAISGLLIIASIVVMGVRGFNWGLDFTGGTVIEISLEKPIDLDVLRSSLETSGFSEPQVQNFGSSRDVMVRMPPVSGSENEALGNKVLKVVNDTFQQHATVKRIEFVGPSVGSDLAQAGALALMSALIAILIYIGFRFEWRLAMGAVLALAHDTIITMGLLSLFSIEIDLTIIASLMSVIGYSLNDKIVVSDRIRENFRKVRRGTPYEITNISLTQTLHRTIITSATTLAMIVILMVFGGALLHGFSLTMFIGVIIGTISSIYVSSALALKLGMKREHLIVQKVEKEGADQPSILP from the coding sequence ATGCGCTGGGACACATTGGCATTTGCCATTTCCGGTCTGCTGATCATCGCTTCTATCGTGGTTATGGGTGTGCGTGGTTTCAACTGGGGGCTCGATTTTACCGGTGGTACGGTTATTGAGATTAGCCTTGAGAAACCGATCGATCTCGATGTCCTGCGTAGTTCATTGGAGACCTCTGGGTTTTCAGAGCCGCAGGTGCAGAATTTCGGTAGCAGCCGTGACGTGATGGTGCGTATGCCACCGGTTTCTGGCAGCGAGAACGAAGCGCTTGGTAACAAAGTGCTGAAGGTAGTGAATGATACCTTCCAGCAGCATGCAACGGTGAAACGTATTGAGTTTGTTGGGCCGAGCGTGGGGAGCGATTTGGCTCAGGCGGGCGCATTGGCGCTGATGTCTGCGCTGATTGCGATCCTTATTTACATCGGTTTTCGTTTTGAATGGCGTCTGGCGATGGGAGCCGTGCTGGCTTTGGCGCACGATACGATTATCACAATGGGGCTGCTGTCTCTGTTCTCTATTGAGATTGACCTCACGATCATTGCGTCACTGATGTCGGTAATTGGTTATTCACTTAACGATAAGATCGTGGTATCTGACCGTATTCGTGAGAACTTCCGCAAGGTTCGTCGTGGCACACCTTACGAGATTACCAACATTTCTCTGACACAAACGCTGCACCGTACCATTATCACCTCAGCGACCACGCTGGCGATGATTGTGATCCTCATGGTCTTCGGTGGTGCTTTGTTGCATGGCTTCTCGTTGACGATGTTTATCGGTGTGATCATCGGTACGATCTCTTCTATCTATGTTTCTTCCGCACTGGCGTTGAAACTGGGTATGAAGCGTGAACACCTGATCGTTCAGAAAGTGGAAAAAGAAGGGGCGGATCAACCGTCTATCCTGCCTTAA